The sequence AGATGCTAACTTAGACTCATTAGAAAAAATTATAACTACTCAATTTAATGATTTTAATATTTTTGAAAGCTTGAAATCTACAGATGAGAAAGTAGAAAATGGAAAATATTATGCTGAAAAAACTTTCGAAGTAGCTCTTATCCCTAAAAAAAGTGGAGAGCTTACTACTCCAGAGATTAAAATCCCATATTTTAATACTAAAGAGAAAAAATACGATTCTTTAATTGTCACACCTAAAAAAATAGTTGTCAATGGAAATGGAAGTATTTCTACTACACAACCAACACTAACTACACCTACTATCTCTAATACTACTAATAAGACTATTTCAAATACTATTCAGCCTTTAGAAGAGATTAAAATAGATAGTATTGCTGTGGAGGAAAAGAGTCAAAGTAAAAATAATAACCTATTAATTATAGGACTTATTACTTTAGTAATTGTCGAAGGAATAGTTATAGTATATCTTCTTACCAAAAAAGATAAAAAATCATCTTTAGATGATATTAATGCTCTAAAATCTGCTAAAGATGATAAAGAATTTTATGAAGCTTACTGCCATTTTATGAAAAGAAAATATAATTTTAGTCCTAAGGTACATCTTGAAGATAGGTTAGTTAAACTTGGATTTTCTAATGATTTTATAGAATTAAATAGAGAGTTAGAAAGTGCTTGTTACAATAATACACCAATAGATAGAAAAAATATAATTAGAAGAATAAAAAAGGAGCTAAGAAATGAAAAATAAATACTTAATGATGGATATTAACATAGCATACAGTATGTTAAATATGAGATTGAGAGATAAATACTCCTCTCTTTCCGAACTATGTGATGATGAAAATATAGAAATAGAAAAACTATTAACTGAAATGGAAAAAAAAGGATATATATATAATAAAGAAAATAATCAATTCAGAAAAAAATAACATTAGTAATTCTATTTATTAGTACTTCATTTTCCTTATTTAATTTAAGACTGCTTTATAAATTATTAAAATTTTTCAAATCCTTTTAAATAATCTATCCCAGAGTAATTTATGAAATAATAAAAGGAACTGTTACAATAGTTATGCAACAGTTCCTTTTAAGTTTTAAGATTATATTGTTTGAATGATTAAATCCTCATACTCTTTCATTGAAGTTCTAGCATATTTTCCTAAGGCTAGTAAAGCTATAAGATTAGGAAGAACCATCATTCCATTAAACATATCAGCCATCTCCCAAACTAATCCAACTTTTAACCCTGAACCAATAATTATCATAGTCATGACAACTAGTCTATATATATTTATCGACATCTTATTTTTAAATAGATATCTTATATTTGCTTCACCAAAAAAGTACCAACCTATTATAGTAGAAAAAGCAAAAAAGAATAAACATATAGCTATAAAGGCATCTCCAAAACTTCCAAGAGTATTTGTAAAAGCATTTTGCGTTAAAATAATTCCTTCTCCATTTGTAACCCCAGATGTAATAATAACTAAAGCTGTCCCTGTAAGTACAACAAAAGTATCTATGAAAACTGTAATCATAGCTACTATTCCTTGCTCTCCACAATGCTCAACTTTAGCAATAGCATGAGCATGTGGTGTCGATCCCATTCCCGCTTCATTTGAAAAAAGTCCTCTTGCTACTCCATATCTAATTGCTTTTTTTACACTTATTCCCATAGCACCACCTAAAGCAGCCTCTGGATTAAAAGCAGAATAAAATATTGAGATAATAGCTGGAATAATACCTTTATAATTTATAAAAATTATTACTATACAAGCTAATATATATAGCCCTGCCATTATGGGAACAATTTTTTCAGTTACAGATGCTATTCTTCTTATACCACCAAAAAAAACAAAACCAGCTAAAATAGAAACTATAATTCCTACATGTATAGGTGATATACCAAAAGCATTATTAAAAGCTACAGATATAGAGTTTGCTTGAACCGCATTTCCCATAACTCCAAGTGCTAATATACAAGCTACTGAAAAAAATATTGCTAATCCTTTTGAAAAATATCTATTTTTTAAAGAACTCTCAATATAATAAGCAGGCCCCCCAGTTATTTGACCATTCACCCTTTTTTTAAATATTTGTCCTAAAATAGCTTCTACATATACAGTAGCCATTCCAAAAAAAGCACTCATCCACATCCAAAATATTGCCCCTGGTCCTCCAGATACTATAGCAGTAGCAGCTCCTGCTAGATTTCCAGTCCCTACTTGAGCAGCAACAGCTGTTGCTAACGCTTGAAATGAGGACATTCCATTTTTATCAGCTGCTGTTCCATTTAAGTTTAATGAATCTGTCACTAATTTTATTCCATCTTTAAACTTTCTAATTTGAATAAAATTTAATTTTAAAGTAAAATAAACTCCAGTTCCCATTAGTAAAACAATTAGAAAGTTTCCCCATAAAAATTCATTAATTTTTGTTACTATTTCTTGCATTATAATTCCTCCTATTTCCTTTTTATAAATTGAATAAAAAAAGAAGGTACAATATACCTTCTGGAAATTGAAAAGAAGCATACAAAAAAATTGTATTGTATAATTTCTCTGTCCTTTTACCTGAGAGTTTAGTCCAAAAATTTTGGGTTTGCTCCTTCGGTGCTCTATGAGTCTCTCCAGAGGTTCGTCCAATATAGGTCCATTTGCCTGAAAGATTTACTTCGTCGGCGGTTATTTTAAATAACTCTCTCCCTATATCTTCATCCGATTTTTATTCAATTTTTATGTTATAAATAATAAAATATTTTTTTTATTTTGTCAATAATTTTTTAAAAAATAAAAGAGATTAACATAATCCTGTGCAATCTCCCTACATTTAATCTTTTAAATCTCTTAAATATTGTAATTTTATAGCTACTTCTTCTAAATAATAATTCAAATATTCAGTATCTATAACATAATTTTTATTTCTATATTCTAACATCCCATTATAAAAATTTTCAAAATTTTTTTCTAAATTTGCTCTTTTTTTTTCCACTATCTTATCTGACATAAGATTATCTAAATTTCTAGATAATCTCAAATATCTATTATTAATTTCTTTTGGAGTATATGATGTGCAAGCAGTAATTGATAAAAGCAATGTTAGAATAAAAAATATCTTTCTTAACATATATACCTCCTAAATAAATTAAGTGGCGACCCCGATGTGGTTTGAACACACAACCTATTCCTTAGGAGGGAATTGCTCTATCCAATTGAGCTACGGGGTCTTTACCAAAACATTATACACTATATTTCATATTTTGAAAAGCTTTTTTTTCTATATTAAACTTTTAATCATATAGAAAAAATGTTTTTGACCAATTCCACTTAAACTTCCTATTTTATATAAATAATCTATTATTTTTTCATTTCTAGCTAAATCCATATTGGAATACTTATAAAAAGAAATAACTTCTCTCAAAATATGCGCATCACTTCCAAACGTCGCACATAAACCATATTTTTTTCTCAACTCCCTTGCTGATAAATTTCTTACACTTGGCAATCCATGATTATACGTTTCCAAAGAATCTACCTTTTTTAGTATATCATAAATATATTCCTTATTATTTATAAATTTCTTTTGAGCCATTCCACATATGTGTGGAATAGATTTATGGCATTCCCACTGATCTAAAATATTTAAATATTCATATATACTTCTGTAAGTCTTAGCCATTCTCTTTAAATTTTTGTATGGTTCAACCTCCTTACGATAAAACTCTTCTAAGTCTTCAATTTTTTTGAAATAAATTAACATTTCAAAACCATCCTTACATCCTATTTCAATTCCAGGAACATTATTAACTCCTAATTCCCTTACTCTTATTGCCCCTCTTATATCATTATGATCTGTTATCGAAAATAAATATCTTTTTTTATTCAAAAAACTTTTGAAAAATTCAGGCTTAATAAAACTATCTGATGCTGTAGTATGAATATGAAGATCATAATAAAAATTTCCAACATACCTAAAATCTACCTCTATAAAAGGAAAGAAAAAATTAGAAAGTTTTTGAAACTCTATCATTTATATCACTCTCCTTTTTTAAACCTACATTATAGGAGCCAATAATCTACATATTGATTCCTTAAATTTAATATAATATCCACGCTTACTATACTCACTTCTAAATAATCTGTTACTAAATTCCATATCCTTATGGAAGATCTCTTTAAATAATAAAGCTATATCTTTTTCATAGATATTTATATTTATTTCAAAATTTTGATAAAAACTTCTATAATCAAAATTAGCTGTTCCTGTTGTAACGACCTCATCATCAATTATTATTACCTTACTATGAATAAATCCTCTATTATATTTATAAACTTCAATTCCCAAATCAAGTAACTCACCTACAAAATATTGATTTACCCAATATATAAAAAAATGATCAGGCTTACTTGGAATCATTATCTTTATTTTTACGCCAGAGAGAGTTGCAATTTTTAATGCTTCTAAAAGGTTGTCATCAGGAACAAAATAAGGAGTCTGTATATATATGCACCTTTTTGCATCCATAATCAATTTTAATGCATTATCCCTTATAGTTCGAAATTGATAATTTGGACCACTACTTACAACTTGCATATGACCTGTATGCTTTCCTCTTATTTCAACTAATTTATCCAATACTTCTTTATTATACCTATAATTTTTCTCTACATTAATTTTTTCTTTTTTGACAATATCCCATGAAAAATAGAATTCTTGCTCTAATTCTAAACATATTTCTCCTAATATTTTCATTCCTGTATCTCTCCAATAGCCAAGCTTTCCTTCTCCTAAATATTCATCACCTATATTGAAACCTCCTATATATCCAAGTTTTCCATCAATTAAGCAAAGTTTTCTATGATCTCTATAATTAGCACGTAAATTAGCCATTTTTAAAAAAGGAAAATGTGAAGGAAAAAATATTCCACTTTCTATCCCAACTTCAGCAAGTTCCTTTAACATTTTTCTATTGTATCCACCAGCACCATCAACTATTATTCTTACTTTTAATCCCTCTTTAGCCTTTTCTTTTAAAATATTAACAATTTTCTTACCTAAATTATCATATCTAAAAAGATAGTACTCCATCGATATACTTTCTTTAGCTTTTTTTAAATCATTCATCATAGAATGAAAAAAACTCTTCCCATCTATAAATATTTCACTTATATTTAGTGATGTTAATTTACTTTTAGAGGAAATTTCAATATAAGATATTAGTTGTTCCCATTTTACTAATTCTTTACGCTGTGAAAACCCCATAATTTCTTTACTATATAAAAATTTTCGCCTATAGTATTCGGCTACAACTCTTTTTTTTCTGAAACTTAATCCAAAGAATAAATAGGCAATAAATCCAATATATGGAGCTAAACTCAACAATACAATCCAAAACAATGTATATAGAGAGTTTTTTCTTTCTAAAAGTACAATTATTAAAACAAATATTATATTAATAAACACTATATAGTTGGCAAAAAATCTAATAAATGATTCCATAACTCCCCCTTTATTTTATTTTAACATTTTTTCTCAAAAAAATCTTGACATTTTTCTATTTTTTTATTGTGTATTTACAAATTTTAAGCTATACTAATAGTGAACAATTCTATTTATAAGGCAGGTGAACAGTTATGAAAAGCTTTTTTAGTAAGTTTGAAAAAGAACAAAAATTTAATCTCTTCAGTGGAGATTTTTTAAATAAACTATCTGGTTACCCAACTAGAAGCGATATTTCTGAAGCTATATTATCTGAAATTAAAAATTCAGTCAGAAATTATATCAAAGATATGAGTTCTTTTTCTGATATAGTTCAAGCTTATCTTGATTCTGTTGTAGACACAAAAAAAAATTTAGTTAGGCAAATTAAAGAAAATTATGAATATAGATATAATACCAATTTAGAAATTTATGATAATATCATCTCTTCTAATCATTTTAAAACTATATTCACAATCAATTTTGATACTATTTTAGAAAATAACTTTCCTAATACTATCACAAAAATAACTCCATGTCAGTTAAAGGAAATTCAAGATGATAAAATTGGGTATTATAAATTTTTTGGTGACATAAATAATGTAGGAACTGTCTTTATCTCTAGCCAAGATATTAGAAAATTGAAAAGTTTAGAGTTTTATGATAATTTCTTCAATAAAGTTAGGAAAGAATTTGAATTAAGACCAACTTTATTTTTAGGTATCAGTTTAGAAGATTCTGATTTATTAGATATTTTAGATTTTATAGCTGCTCCTATAAAAAACTTACAACCTTTATATATGGTCACTTCTACTACAATTATCAGTAGTAAAGCAGCTGAATTAATTAACAAATATAATATCAAACTTATCACTTTCGGAACTAAAGATTTTATTGATTATTTTAAAGAGATTTCGAAAAAAGCTATTAATATTTCATCTGAAAAAAAGATTGTGTGGTAGTACCAGAGGAAAGTACTCCCAAAAATACTACCACTTCTGAAATAAAAGAAAGTACTAATAATATATTAAAATTAGATTATACTCTTTCTACTAAAGACGAAATTACTTCAACGAATGAAATAGAAAATAAAATACTTAAAAACTCTGATTCAGATATAATAGAAATTCCTTTTATAAAAGGTATCGAAACAGGATTAGAAATCTCGTATACTTCACTTAAATTAAAAGAATTTCCTTTAAAAGAAAATAATCTTCCTCTCTATGAAGATATTATTGAAAATATAAGTTTAAATAGTTGTAATTTAAATATAAATAATTTAACTCTTTTTAATGTTAACATTAGAGTTTTAAATTATAAAAAATTTAAACTCATTGAATTTAAGACAAGAGAATTTAAACTAGCCTTAAGCATTCAACTTTTTGATGATAAAACAATAAGAAAAGCTGGAGATTATTTTAGCTATGAGATTTTTAGTAAACTTAAAGACATCAGGCTTATAGCTGTTGCAAATATTTTTAAACTAATTTTTTCTGGTGAAGTTATAACTTTTAATATAAATGATTTAGTTGCTGAAATTCAATTTGAAAATCCTATTCAAGTTCATAAGTTTGATAAAATTATTGAGAGTGTAAAAAAATATGAAGAAACTATGAAGCTTCTTCATATATCTAAATGGAGAAATTTTTCTGAAGCTTCTATAAAATTCTATACTCTTCATCTTCTTCATAATTATATAAATAATATTAGAAGCATAGATACTTGGATCAACTTCAAACTCTATAATAAATATAACATCAAACCAGGAGATAAAATCTCTTTTACAAGAATACATGAACTAAATATTCGTGGATTTAATTATAATTTAAAAGAAGAAGTTAGTATTAAATCTAGTATATCTAATACAGAAATTGATAACGAAAAAAATTTTGTATTTGGTTACAGAAAAATAGTTAATCTAAAACTGACAACTATTCAAAAATATTAACTTTGAGAGGTGAAATAACTTCATATGCTAAATAAAGATCAGTTTTTTAAAGATTTTTCAATAGATACAAATTACTTCAATTCTACCGGGCTTATTTGGGATGACCTCATCAAAATTTATGATGATTACTCATTATTAGTTCCTCAACTTGAAAAAGAAGCTGAATACATTGTATCTAAATTAATAGATTTACCTAGTGTACACTCTGTTCGAAGGAGAGTAAAAAAGCCTAAACATCTTATAGAAAAAATAATTAGAAAAGGTAAAAAATATGTAGATAAGGGAATTTCAATAGAGACTTATAAAGAAATAGTAACTGATTTAATTGGAATAAGAGTCCTACATCTTTTTAAAGATGATTGGAAGGATATTCATCATGAAATTTTAGGTCTATGGGAAATTAAAGAAACTCCACAAATTAATATAAGACGTGGAGATTATAATGTTATTCAATTACAAGAAAATATCTCTACAATGAATTGTGAAATTATTGTTAGAGATCATGGCTATCGTTCTGTACATTATTTAATAAGTATACCTGTAACAAAAAAAAATGAAATTCTTGTTGAAATCCAAGTGAGAACTGTTTTTGAGGAAGCTTGGAGTGAAATAGATCATCTTATGAGATACCCATATGATATAGATAATCCAATTATTACTGAATATTTAGCTATTTTTAATAGAATTGTAGGAAGTGCTGATGAAATGGGAACTTTTATTAAAAATATGAAATCTCATTTTTCATTAAATCATAATAAAAACAACAATAAAAGAGAACTAGATACAAAATTTAAATAAAAATTATACTTTATTTTCCTTATAACCTTTGACTTAAAATACTTAGATAATTATTTCCCTTATTGAATTTTTCATTATATTTTTTATGCTCTAAATACTATTAGGTCTTGAATTAATTAATTCAAGACCTTTTTTCTAATTTTATTAGCTTTATAAATTTAAACTTTTAAGATAATATCTAAAAACAAGCAATGTACTAAAATGTATTTGCTCTTTTTCTTTCTATACTTATATGTGAATTTTCTATCGGTAAATAGTGCTTGTGATGTACTATAGGATATTCACTTTTTACATAAAGTATCTCCTCTAATAACCAGCTTTTATCATTT comes from Fusobacterium necrogenes and encodes:
- a CDS encoding DUF4250 domain-containing protein, whose protein sequence is MKNKYLMMDINIAYSMLNMRLRDKYSSLSELCDDENIEIEKLLTEMEKKGYIYNKENNQFRKK
- a CDS encoding alanine/glycine:cation symporter family protein, with the protein product MQEIVTKINEFLWGNFLIVLLMGTGVYFTLKLNFIQIRKFKDGIKLVTDSLNLNGTAADKNGMSSFQALATAVAAQVGTGNLAGAATAIVSGGPGAIFWMWMSAFFGMATVYVEAILGQIFKKRVNGQITGGPAYYIESSLKNRYFSKGLAIFFSVACILALGVMGNAVQANSISVAFNNAFGISPIHVGIIVSILAGFVFFGGIRRIASVTEKIVPIMAGLYILACIVIIFINYKGIIPAIISIFYSAFNPEAALGGAMGISVKKAIRYGVARGLFSNEAGMGSTPHAHAIAKVEHCGEQGIVAMITVFIDTFVVLTGTALVIITSGVTNGEGIILTQNAFTNTLGSFGDAFIAICLFFFAFSTIIGWYFFGEANIRYLFKNKMSINIYRLVVMTMIIIGSGLKVGLVWEMADMFNGMMVLPNLIALLALGKYARTSMKEYEDLIIQTI
- a CDS encoding PHP domain-containing protein codes for the protein MIEFQKLSNFFFPFIEVDFRYVGNFYYDLHIHTTASDSFIKPEFFKSFLNKKRYLFSITDHNDIRGAIRVRELGVNNVPGIEIGCKDGFEMLIYFKKIEDLEEFYRKEVEPYKNLKRMAKTYRSIYEYLNILDQWECHKSIPHICGMAQKKFINNKEYIYDILKKVDSLETYNHGLPSVRNLSARELRKKYGLCATFGSDAHILREVISFYKYSNMDLARNEKIIDYLYKIGSLSGIGQKHFFYMIKSLI
- the cls gene encoding cardiolipin synthase, which codes for MESFIRFFANYIVFINIIFVLIIVLLERKNSLYTLFWIVLLSLAPYIGFIAYLFFGLSFRKKRVVAEYYRRKFLYSKEIMGFSQRKELVKWEQLISYIEISSKSKLTSLNISEIFIDGKSFFHSMMNDLKKAKESISMEYYLFRYDNLGKKIVNILKEKAKEGLKVRIIVDGAGGYNRKMLKELAEVGIESGIFFPSHFPFLKMANLRANYRDHRKLCLIDGKLGYIGGFNIGDEYLGEGKLGYWRDTGMKILGEICLELEQEFYFSWDIVKKEKINVEKNYRYNKEVLDKLVEIRGKHTGHMQVVSSGPNYQFRTIRDNALKLIMDAKRCIYIQTPYFVPDDNLLEALKIATLSGVKIKIMIPSKPDHFFIYWVNQYFVGELLDLGIEVYKYNRGFIHSKVIIIDDEVVTTGTANFDYRSFYQNFEININIYEKDIALLFKEIFHKDMEFSNRLFRSEYSKRGYYIKFKESICRLLAPIM
- a CDS encoding SIR2 family protein gives rise to the protein MKSFFSKFEKEQKFNLFSGDFLNKLSGYPTRSDISEAILSEIKNSVRNYIKDMSSFSDIVQAYLDSVVDTKKNLVRQIKENYEYRYNTNLEIYDNIISSNHFKTIFTINFDTILENNFPNTITKITPCQLKEIQDDKIGYYKFFGDINNVGTVFISSQDIRKLKSLEFYDNFFNKVRKEFELRPTLFLGISLEDSDLLDILDFIAAPIKNLQPLYMVTSTTIISSKAAELINKYNIKLITFGTKDFIDYFKEISKKAINISSEKKIVW
- a CDS encoding nucleotidyltransferase family protein, which translates into the protein MLNKDQFFKDFSIDTNYFNSTGLIWDDLIKIYDDYSLLVPQLEKEAEYIVSKLIDLPSVHSVRRRVKKPKHLIEKIIRKGKKYVDKGISIETYKEIVTDLIGIRVLHLFKDDWKDIHHEILGLWEIKETPQINIRRGDYNVIQLQENISTMNCEIIVRDHGYRSVHYLISIPVTKKNEILVEIQVRTVFEEAWSEIDHLMRYPYDIDNPIITEYLAIFNRIVGSADEMGTFIKNMKSHFSLNHNKNNNKRELDTKFK